Proteins from one Deltaproteobacteria bacterium genomic window:
- a CDS encoding Trm112 family protein, with protein sequence MAIDQNLLDILACPKCKGEVKLTNEKDGLVCHACKLKYPIKDDIPVMLVDEAEKI encoded by the coding sequence ATGGCTATAGATCAGAACCTTCTGGATATCCTCGCCTGTCCGAAGTGCAAAGGTGAAGTTAAGCTGACAAATGAAAAGGATGGACTCGTTTGTCATGCCTGCAAACTGAAATACCCCATCAAGGATGACATTCCGGTAATGCTTGTTGACGAGGCGGAGAAGATATAA
- a CDS encoding DUF3108 domain-containing protein, with protein MKFLKVLLFLQLFPPLSLSADPLASMPFEVGERLEYEISWLGIPGGNSMLEVKGLKEMGGSDAYHVESRTWSNRFISTFYLVDDRIEGYMNAGDLTGISLKVRQREGRHKVDKEISFDRENNKVYFRKNKKKSVHDVPPFIRDSLSSFYYLRTKELEVGKDVVMDTFSNGRLYKLIVKVLKREERQVKGKNYKTIKIQPLIKQNDVFKNKGDIFIWLTDDEYKIPVMIRSEIAIGYFTAELINLRKGDNNGYRSEPSGYPRLSEVQR; from the coding sequence ATGAAATTTCTCAAAGTCCTTTTGTTTTTGCAATTATTTCCCCCCCTTTCTCTCTCTGCGGATCCACTTGCTTCCATGCCTTTTGAAGTGGGTGAAAGGCTGGAATACGAAATTTCCTGGCTCGGTATACCGGGAGGTAATTCAATGCTGGAGGTAAAGGGCCTGAAGGAAATGGGAGGCTCGGATGCCTACCATGTAGAGTCGAGAACCTGGTCAAACAGATTTATTTCTACTTTTTACCTCGTCGATGACCGTATCGAAGGTTATATGAATGCCGGGGATCTTACCGGTATCAGTCTCAAGGTGAGACAGAGGGAAGGAAGACATAAGGTGGACAAGGAGATAAGTTTCGATAGAGAAAACAATAAGGTCTACTTCAGGAAGAATAAAAAAAAGAGCGTTCATGATGTGCCGCCCTTCATCCGTGATTCTCTTTCGAGTTTCTACTATTTGAGGACGAAGGAACTTGAGGTTGGGAAGGATGTCGTTATGGATACCTTTTCCAACGGAAGATTATACAAGCTCATCGTTAAGGTTTTAAAGCGGGAAGAGAGGCAAGTTAAGGGGAAAAACTATAAAACGATCAAGATACAGCCCCTTATCAAGCAAAATGACGTCTTTAAAAATAAAGGCGACATCTTTATATGGCTTACCGATGATGAATATAAAATACCTGTCATGATACGGAGCGAGATAGCTATCGGGTATTTTACCGCTGAATTAATTAATCTGAGAAAAGGAGATAATAATGGCTATAGATCAGAACCTTCTGGATATCCTCGCCTGTCCGAAGTGCAAAGGTGA
- a CDS encoding bifunctional ADP-heptose synthase has translation MDLIDIIKNFKGKKIGVIGDFVADEYIFGMTSRVSREAPVLILKHDSSKVVLGGAANTVNNIHTMGGDVVPMGVLGNDDTGNQILSILKEKGIDTSGLIIDETRHTNTKTRIMAGGLHTVKQQMIRIDKEDGCPVSEKTEKGLLDNLVKGLSHLDALIVSDYGCGAITEGIIEKINELGRESEKIINVDTRSNIKKFSSVTIVTPNEPEAEEAVGFEIDSDEDVTCAGQKLLDLGCSENLLITRGKKGMVLFEGDPDARFIPVFGSDEVADVTGAGDTVISALTMALAAGAGFYDAARISNYAGGIVVMKSGTATVTDSELENAIASEKEQNG, from the coding sequence ATGGATCTTATTGATATCATAAAAAACTTTAAGGGGAAAAAGATCGGTGTCATCGGTGATTTTGTCGCTGATGAATATATCTTCGGTATGACTTCCCGCGTAAGCAGAGAAGCGCCTGTTCTTATTCTTAAACATGATTCCAGCAAAGTTGTTCTTGGCGGCGCTGCCAACACGGTAAATAATATTCATACCATGGGCGGTGATGTCGTCCCTATGGGAGTTCTTGGCAATGATGATACGGGCAATCAGATTCTGAGTATCTTAAAGGAGAAGGGAATCGATACGTCTGGACTGATTATCGATGAAACAAGGCATACCAATACGAAAACAAGAATCATGGCCGGCGGCCTCCATACGGTCAAGCAGCAGATGATTCGAATAGATAAGGAAGACGGATGCCCTGTTTCAGAAAAGACGGAAAAAGGTCTTTTGGATAATCTTGTGAAAGGGCTCTCTCATCTCGATGCCCTCATCGTATCCGATTATGGCTGCGGAGCTATTACAGAGGGTATTATTGAAAAGATCAATGAACTGGGCAGAGAGAGCGAAAAAATTATTAACGTTGATACGAGAAGTAATATTAAAAAATTCAGCTCCGTCACCATCGTTACCCCTAATGAGCCCGAAGCTGAAGAGGCTGTCGGTTTTGAGATAGACAGTGATGAAGATGTTACCTGTGCGGGGCAGAAACTGCTTGATCTCGGTTGTTCGGAGAATCTTCTTATTACGCGGGGGAAGAAGGGGATGGTTCTCTTTGAGGGTGATCCTGATGCCCGCTTTATTCCTGTATTCGGCAGCGATGAGGTGGCTGATGTGACAGGCGCCGGAGACACCGTCATCAGCGCCTTGACCATGGCCCTGGCTGCGGGCGCAGGTTTTTATGATGCGGCGCGAATATCCAACTATGCCGGCGGCATAGTTGTTATGAAGAGTGGAACGGCAACGGTTACCGATAGTGAACTTGAAAATGCCATTGCTTCAGAGAAAGAGCAAAATGGATAA
- a CDS encoding adenylyltransferase/cytidyltransferase family protein — MDKVFELGELKKIVEAKKGEGNRVIFANGVFDILHVGHIRYLKGARELGDILVVAVNSDSSVKSYKGDDRPHTPEQERLEILSSLHMVDYIVLFSEPDVANLLLELKPHVQAKGTDYTEETVPEKDIVASYGGKVAIVGDAKDHSSTEMIEKVRSKG, encoded by the coding sequence ATGGATAAAGTATTTGAACTGGGTGAGTTAAAAAAAATAGTGGAGGCCAAAAAGGGCGAAGGCAATCGGGTTATTTTTGCCAACGGTGTTTTTGATATACTTCATGTAGGGCATATTCGTTATCTGAAGGGCGCCAGGGAACTGGGTGATATTCTCGTCGTTGCCGTCAACAGCGACTCATCGGTAAAAAGTTATAAGGGTGATGACAGACCGCATACGCCTGAGCAGGAAAGGCTGGAAATTCTTTCCTCTCTGCATATGGTTGACTATATCGTTCTTTTTTCGGAGCCCGACGTGGCAAACCTGCTGCTGGAACTCAAGCCTCATGTCCAGGCCAAGGGGACCGATTACACGGAAGAAACGGTTCCCGAAAAGGATATTGTCGCATCTTATGGTGGAAAGGTGGCTATCGTCGGTGATGCGAAGGATCATTCTTCCACAGAGATGATTGAAAAAGTAAGAAGCAAGGGATAG